A single genomic interval of Lentimicrobium saccharophilum harbors:
- the rpsN gene encoding 30S ribosomal protein S14: protein MAKESMKARERKRERLVAKYAAKRAELKEAGDYIALQKLPKNASPVRLHNRCKLTGRPKGYMRQFGISRINFRFMALEGLIPGVKKASW, encoded by the coding sequence ATGGCAAAGGAATCAATGAAAGCAAGGGAACGCAAAAGAGAGCGCCTTGTTGCAAAATATGCTGCCAAACGTGCTGAACTGAAAGAAGCCGGTGACTACATCGCGCTTCAGAAGCTTCCCAAGAATGCATCGCCGGTGCGTCTGCACAACCGTTGCAAACTCACGGGTCGCCCCAAGGGTTACATGCGTCAGTTTGGTATTTCGCGTATAAATTTCCGCTTTATGGCCCTCGAGGGTCTTATCCCGGGCGTGAAGAAAGCCAGCTGGTAA
- the rplF gene encoding 50S ribosomal protein L6, translating into MSRIGKMPVAIPSGVQIEVSDTNLVTVKGKLGQLTQQIDPLVSVKVEDGHLIVGRVNESQDARAKHGLYRSLLANMVKGVSEGFTVVQELVGVGYKASAAGNVLELSLGYSHNIFFEMPAEVSVETLTERGKNPTITLKSFDKQLIGQVAAKIRSLRKPEPYKGKGIRFMGEVVKKKAGKSASDK; encoded by the coding sequence ATGTCGAGAATAGGAAAAATGCCGGTGGCCATTCCTTCAGGAGTTCAGATCGAAGTATCTGACACTAACCTGGTGACGGTGAAGGGCAAACTCGGACAACTTACCCAGCAGATCGATCCCCTTGTTTCCGTGAAGGTTGAAGATGGTCATCTCATAGTCGGAAGAGTGAATGAATCACAGGATGCCAGGGCAAAGCATGGTTTGTACCGGTCATTGCTGGCCAATATGGTAAAAGGCGTTTCTGAAGGCTTTACCGTGGTTCAGGAGTTGGTTGGCGTAGGTTATAAAGCTTCAGCTGCAGGAAATGTACTTGAATTATCCCTTGGATATTCGCATAATATCTTCTTTGAGATGCCGGCAGAAGTGAGTGTTGAAACCCTCACTGAAAGGGGAAAAAACCCTACCATTACGCTGAAGTCTTTTGACAAACAGTTGATCGGACAGGTGGCTGCCAAGATCCGTTCGCTGCGTAAACCCGAGCCTTACAAAGGTAAAGGTATCAGGTTTATGGGTGAAGTGGTGAAGAAGAAAGCCGGTAAGTCAGCTTCAGACAAATAA
- the rpsH gene encoding 30S ribosomal protein S8, with protein MVTDPIADYLTRVRNAVMANHRIVEIPSSNMKKEITKILFDKGYILNYKFEDETIPGIIKIALKYHPISKVPAISKLERVSKPGLRRYVGADELPRVLNGLGIAILSTNRGLMTDKEARTLQIGGEVLCYIS; from the coding sequence ATGGTAACAGATCCTATTGCAGATTATCTGACCCGAGTCAGGAATGCCGTGATGGCAAACCACCGGATCGTGGAAATCCCTTCATCCAACATGAAGAAGGAAATCACCAAGATTTTGTTTGATAAGGGTTATATTTTGAATTATAAATTCGAGGATGAAACCATCCCCGGCATTATAAAGATCGCGCTGAAGTATCACCCGATTTCAAAGGTTCCCGCAATTTCAAAGCTGGAGCGTGTCAGTAAACCGGGTTTACGCAGGTATGTCGGCGCCGATGAGCTTCCCCGCGTGCTGAACGGGTTGGGTATTGCTATACTTTCTACCAACCGGGGGCTTATGACCGATAAAGAAGCCAGAACCCTTCAGATTGGCGGCGAAGTTTTGTGTTACATTAGCTAA